From the genome of Nicotiana sylvestris chromosome 2, ASM39365v2, whole genome shotgun sequence, one region includes:
- the LOC138886115 gene encoding uncharacterized protein: protein MEDIFKIKQGDSELLRELMDRFQRERMTLPRVPDNWAAIAFTSNLNEKSSEATRRLKESLHELPAITWNDVYNRYNTKLRIEEDTVTRLQKEEKDNQRYDHRSRNRESGSSSRFGNDRNTYESRDDDRNLKARFGGYSFNVSTPELVAILRSMGDKVRWPKEMRSNPNRHNPDHWCEFHNDHGYKMADYRFLQSEVDHLLKQGYLTELFSEKGKQAYMKNRQEPLKPPSPKRTVNIISGGEDINDISYTAANKIFKVTITQGKRVQHVIEEESIRFDNADADGVLTPHNDALMQVEDRIIPKAHTLSGFDNYGVVTKREVTLTTFAEGVIKDTKFQVVDMEMAYNMILGRPWIHEMDDVP, encoded by the exons atggaagatattttcaagatcaagcaaggggactcagaattgcttagagagCTCATGGacagattccaacgtgaaagaatgacattaccacgtgtaccagataattgggcagctatagctttcacaagcaatttgaatgaaaaaagctcagaagCTACGAGGCGACTTAAAGAAAGCCTTCATGAATTACCAGCTATAAcgtggaatgacgtttacaaTAGGTACAACACGAagctgaggatagaagaagatactgtTACACgacttcaaaaagaagaaaag GACAATCAAAGGTATGATCACAGATCAAGGAATAGAGAGTCAGGTTCTTCGTCAAGATTTGGAAACGATCGAAATACctatgagtcacgagatgatgatagaaatttgaaggcgaGATTTGGCGGTTATAGTTTCAACGTGAGCACTCCCGAGCTCGTAGctattttgagaagcatgggagataaggtacgatggccaaaagagatgagatcaaatccaaacaggcacaaccctgatcattggtgtgagtttcataatgaccaTGGGTATAAAATGGCAGATTATaggtttttacaaagtgaagttgatcatttattaaaacaaggatatctcactgagttgttcagtgagaaaggtaagcaagcttacatgaagaacaggcaggagcccctgaagccaccttctcccaaaagaaccgTCAACATTATAAGTggaggtgaagacatcaatgacatatcatacactgcagctaacaaaatttTCAAAGTTACAATcacccaagggaaacgggtgcaGCATGTCATAGAGGAAGAAAGCATTAGATTTgacaatgcagatgcagatggcgtattaacccctcataacgatgcactg atgcaagtaGAAGATAGaataataccaaaggcgcatactctatctggatttgacaaTTATGGTGTTGTGACGAAaagagaggtaacactcaccacattcgcagaaggagtcatcaaagatacaaagtttcaagtagtagatatggagatggcttacaatatgatccttgggagaccatggatccatgaaatggatgaTGTTCCTTAA